One Streptosporangiales bacterium DNA segment encodes these proteins:
- a CDS encoding ATP-binding cassette domain-containing protein: MLTFEGVYAGYGGGDVLQGVDFHCTEGSITCIVGPNGAGKSTVLRVISGLLSPRSGEVRLGTRAIGGGKPDEILRLGVAQVPQAQALFPSMSVRENVLMGGFLIRRERALLRSRYAAVEELVPLVKERRGEPAGNLSGGQRRMVEIGRCLMLEPTLLLLDEPSLGLDPRSLAAVTELIRRLNEAGTTMLLVEQNLRLGLGFASHGVVMEGGRVRLTGPAGEVAANPEIATLYLGGAPAAATTDST, encoded by the coding sequence ATGCTGACGTTCGAAGGCGTGTACGCGGGGTACGGCGGTGGTGACGTCCTGCAGGGCGTCGACTTCCACTGCACCGAAGGTTCGATCACCTGCATCGTGGGGCCGAACGGGGCAGGCAAGTCGACGGTGCTGCGCGTGATCTCCGGGCTGTTGTCGCCGCGATCCGGTGAGGTGCGGCTCGGTACACGTGCCATCGGTGGCGGCAAGCCCGACGAGATCCTGCGGCTTGGCGTCGCCCAGGTGCCGCAGGCACAGGCGTTGTTCCCTTCCATGTCGGTGCGCGAGAACGTGCTCATGGGTGGCTTCCTCATCCGCCGCGAGCGGGCGCTCCTGCGCAGCCGCTACGCGGCGGTGGAGGAACTGGTGCCGCTGGTCAAGGAGCGCCGCGGCGAGCCGGCGGGCAACTTGTCCGGTGGACAGCGCCGGATGGTCGAGATCGGCCGCTGCCTGATGCTGGAGCCCACGCTGTTGCTCCTCGACGAACCGTCCCTCGGCCTCGATCCGCGCAGTCTCGCGGCCGTCACCGAGCTGATCCGGCGCCTGAACGAAGCGGGCACCACGATGCTGCTGGTGGAGCAGAACCTGCGGCTGGGCCTCGGCTTCGCGTCGCACGGTGTGGTGATGGAAGGCGGTCGGGTGCGGTTGACCGGTCCGGCCGGCGAGGTCGCGGCCAACCCTGAGATAGCCACGCTCTACCTCGGTGGAGCACCGGCAGCTGCGACGACGGACTCGACGTAG
- a CDS encoding OsmC family peroxiredoxin yields the protein MSSAVAGRADTDEGFIRRKALIAHNDATMRTVVDAGEYGTFTMDEPEAHGGTGAGPSPLQTVLGALCGCEAVTFYRTAAEYGFSYTSIDFEGSFTIDIRGRSGDRAVRPHFRTVRVRAIVVTEEPIERLAEVVEETEARCPVFNLVRDADVDVAVQWVHEPPT from the coding sequence ATGAGCAGCGCAGTCGCTGGGCGCGCTGACACGGACGAAGGTTTCATCAGGCGCAAGGCGCTCATCGCACACAACGACGCCACGATGCGGACCGTCGTCGACGCCGGTGAGTACGGCACGTTCACGATGGACGAACCAGAAGCGCACGGTGGCACCGGCGCCGGTCCTTCGCCGCTGCAAACGGTGCTCGGCGCGCTGTGCGGTTGCGAGGCGGTGACCTTCTACCGCACCGCGGCCGAGTACGGTTTCAGCTATACGTCGATCGACTTCGAGGGCTCGTTCACCATCGACATCCGAGGCCGGTCCGGTGACCGCGCCGTGCGGCCGCACTTCCGTACCGTACGGGTGCGCGCCATCGTCGTCACCGAGGAACCGATCGAACGGTTGGCCGAGGTGGTCGAGGAGACCGAGGCCAGGTGCCCGGTCTTCAACCTCGTACGGGACGCGGATGTCGACGTCGCAGTGCAGTGGGTCCACGAACCTCCCACGTGA